From Flavobacterium arcticum, the proteins below share one genomic window:
- a CDS encoding Crp/Fnr family transcriptional regulator: MYINPNNQFDSIGDVVSLKIINLLKEAGTEMTIESGQTIIKEGQLCDFFFIVVSGSFRAYRYINDHEVIIGFSFKGDIDTAPYAFVNKQHSTENIEAITKSKIIKIHRSTFDNLAAENPEMDNFILNLLARYTEILIKRHLEFKIYTAEHIYLLLHKRQQEEIHKIPLKYIASYLGISPQRLSRIRNKLK; the protein is encoded by the coding sequence ATGTATATTAATCCAAATAATCAATTTGACAGTATAGGAGACGTTGTTTCTTTAAAAATAATTAATTTACTTAAAGAAGCAGGAACCGAAATGACTATTGAGTCAGGACAAACAATTATAAAAGAGGGACAGTTATGCGACTTTTTTTTTATTGTTGTTTCGGGTTCGTTTAGAGCATATAGATATATTAATGATCATGAAGTAATTATAGGCTTTTCATTTAAAGGAGATATAGACACAGCTCCCTATGCATTTGTTAATAAACAGCATAGTACAGAGAATATTGAAGCTATTACAAAAAGTAAGATTATAAAAATACATCGAAGTACTTTTGATAATTTGGCAGCAGAAAATCCTGAAATGGATAATTTTATACTGAACTTGCTTGCCAGATATACCGAGATATTAATAAAAAGACACCTCGAATTTAAAATTTATACTGCCGAACATATATATCTTTTATTACATAAAAGGCAACAAGAGGAAATACATAAAATTCCATTAAAGTATATCGCATCTTATTTAGGTATTTCTCCTCAACGTTTAAGTCGTATAAGAAATAAATTAAAATAA
- a CDS encoding thiamine diphosphokinase: MSSHHIVRDDQEPALIIANGAECSEELMGQLLEWSPLVIVLDSAIKRVINLGIKIDVLLGDFDRDFDPEQYRDMQYPLEIVHTPDQNKTDLEKAFDYLINRGFPAVNVIWATGRRADHTITNITNIVRYREKLKIVMLDDHSKIFQLPKKFEKWYTAATPISLIPIGKAEGIITKNLKYPLNDEALTIGHRTGSSNEALNDGIVTIEHREGNLLLMECFD, translated from the coding sequence ATGTCATCTCACCACATAGTACGCGACGACCAAGAACCCGCATTAATAATAGCTAATGGGGCCGAATGCAGTGAAGAACTCATGGGGCAATTACTAGAGTGGTCACCTTTAGTTATTGTGCTAGATAGCGCTATAAAACGCGTGATAAACTTAGGTATTAAAATAGATGTTCTACTAGGTGATTTTGATCGGGATTTTGACCCTGAACAGTATCGCGACATGCAATACCCACTTGAAATAGTACATACACCTGATCAAAATAAAACCGATCTCGAAAAAGCCTTTGATTATCTTATAAATCGTGGTTTTCCTGCCGTAAATGTAATATGGGCAACAGGACGTCGTGCTGACCATACTATTACTAATATTACGAATATAGTACGCTATCGCGAAAAATTAAAAATTGTAATGCTAGACGATCACAGCAAAATTTTTCAACTTCCTAAAAAGTTCGAAAAATGGTACACTGCTGCTACACCAATATCACTAATACCCATTGGTAAAGCAGAAGGTATTATAACAAAAAACCTAAAATATCCGCTTAATGATGAAGCCTTAACCATAGGGCATCGCACAGGCAGTAGCAACGAAGCTTTAAACGATGGTATTGTTACAATAGAACATCGTGAGGGTAACTTATTACTTATGGAGTGCTTTGACTAA
- a CDS encoding DUF4249 family protein — MKNIKLILLFVTTILFISCEEVVHLDLDTEDPKLVIDASIIWVKGTTGNEQVVKLTTSAGYYETTVPTVSDATVFIVNTDNGAVFNFVETVLGTGEYVCTNFEPIINNNYELTVIYDGETYIATEKMYPVPSIENITQDDESGFDGSSMEIEVFFQDDAITENYYLARFDTDIYPYPEYTALDDEFNNGNLMSVLYIDDDLETGDVLDIRLAGTSRRYYDYMELVITIIEGGAGSGPFQTTPAAVRGNFVNQTNTNNYPYGYFHISEVDYIQYTVQ; from the coding sequence ATGAAAAATATTAAACTCATCTTATTATTTGTAACTACTATACTCTTCATTTCGTGTGAAGAAGTAGTTCATCTTGATTTAGATACCGAAGACCCAAAACTTGTAATAGATGCGTCTATAATATGGGTTAAAGGTACAACTGGTAATGAGCAAGTAGTAAAACTTACAACCTCTGCTGGTTATTACGAAACCACAGTACCTACTGTTTCAGATGCAACCGTTTTTATTGTTAATACTGATAACGGAGCTGTTTTTAACTTTGTTGAAACAGTACTGGGTACAGGAGAATATGTATGTACTAACTTTGAACCTATTATAAATAATAATTATGAACTCACCGTTATATATGACGGCGAAACATATATAGCTACCGAAAAAATGTATCCTGTGCCTAGTATAGAAAATATAACACAAGACGACGAAAGTGGTTTTGATGGTAGTTCTATGGAAATCGAAGTGTTTTTTCAAGATGATGCTATAACAGAAAATTATTATCTAGCACGATTTGACACCGATATATATCCTTATCCTGAATATACTGCACTAGATGATGAGTTTAACAATGGTAACTTAATGTCGGTACTTTATATTGATGATGATTTAGAAACAGGTGATGTGTTAGATATTAGACTAGCAGGAACATCTAGAAGGTATTATGACTATATGGAATTAGTTATTACCATTATAGAAGGAGGAGCTGGTAGCGGACCATTCCAAACAACTCCTGCTGCTGTTCGCGGAAACTTTGTAAACCAAACAAATACAAATAACTATCCTTACGGTTATTTCCATATTTCAGAAGTAGATTATATACAATATACTGTACAATAA
- a CDS encoding TonB-dependent receptor, whose protein sequence is MTLLKQRYLTVLFMLIFSVAFAQEKFTLSGTISDVGSNETLIGASVYIVEVQKAVSTNEYGFYSISLPEGTYTIQISYVSFSTIQKTVILNQNIRENYQLTTDTQELNEVVITENKKRANIRKPQMSVNTLSVEEIKKMPVVLGEVDVLKSLLQLPGVTNAGEGASGFNVRGGGADQNLILLDEATIFNSSHLFGFFSVFNSDAIKDIKLYKGGIPARFGGRTSSVLEIYQKEGNSKEFHMNGGIGLISSRVMAEGPISKDRGSFLIAGRASYAHLFLKLANQDNSAYFYDLNTKLSYKLNENNNLYLSGYFGRDLFEIDDLFSNTYGNTVVNLRWNHLFSDRLFSNFSTIYSDYYYGLELGILDFKWDSGIKNYNFKYDLKHYISNNFKLKYGVNAIYYDFNPGKITPTGSQSSINERQLEKKYAFEPAIYLEAEHRLSDKITMSYGVRYSMFYRLGAQTINLYENNQAVNYDSDLKIYEKADPIGNKRYSSGQTIADFNNLEPRATFAYELNNNQSIKASYNRMVQYLNLVSNTSSPTPLDIWTPSGLYIDPQILDQVALGYFRNFSDDKYSLEVETFYKKTKNRLDYIDGADLIANEAIEQVILNGEARAYGLELLLRKNEGKLTGFIAYTLSRSEQRTPGRTAEEVGINNGDWYRTGFDKLHDLSVTASYELDKKWSFGTTFSLQSGRATTYPKGQYTYGDVNIPIYGNRNGDALPAYHHLDISATYTPKPEKKKGWQGEWVFSIYNLYNRQNAASMTFRQNENTGINESVKTSIFGVVPSITYNFKF, encoded by the coding sequence ATGACATTATTAAAACAGAGGTACTTAACTGTACTTTTTATGCTTATTTTCTCTGTAGCATTTGCTCAGGAAAAATTTACACTCAGCGGCACAATATCTGATGTCGGAAGTAACGAAACACTTATCGGGGCAAGTGTTTACATTGTAGAAGTACAAAAAGCAGTTTCTACCAACGAATATGGGTTTTACTCTATATCGCTACCCGAAGGTACTTATACTATACAAATAAGCTATGTTAGTTTTAGTACAATACAAAAAACTGTAATACTTAACCAAAACATTCGTGAAAACTACCAGCTTACTACAGACACTCAAGAACTTAATGAAGTAGTTATCACTGAAAATAAAAAGAGAGCAAACATTAGAAAGCCTCAAATGAGTGTTAACACACTATCTGTAGAAGAAATAAAAAAAATGCCTGTAGTACTCGGAGAGGTAGATGTATTAAAATCGTTATTACAACTACCTGGAGTTACCAATGCTGGTGAAGGAGCATCGGGCTTTAATGTACGTGGTGGTGGTGCAGACCAAAACCTTATTTTACTAGATGAGGCTACCATATTTAATTCTTCTCACCTATTTGGTTTTTTCTCTGTATTTAACTCAGATGCTATTAAAGATATTAAACTTTATAAAGGTGGTATTCCTGCACGCTTTGGAGGAAGAACATCATCTGTATTAGAAATATACCAAAAAGAAGGTAATAGTAAAGAATTTCACATGAATGGTGGTATAGGTCTAATATCTAGTAGGGTTATGGCAGAAGGTCCTATCTCTAAAGATAGAGGATCGTTTCTTATTGCCGGAAGAGCCTCTTATGCGCATCTGTTTTTAAAACTAGCTAATCAAGATAACTCTGCTTATTTTTATGACCTTAACACTAAACTAAGTTATAAACTTAACGAAAATAACAACTTATACCTATCAGGATATTTTGGTAGAGACCTTTTTGAAATTGATGATTTATTCTCTAATACATACGGTAATACTGTAGTAAACTTACGTTGGAATCACTTATTTAGCGATAGGTTGTTCTCAAATTTTTCTACTATATATAGCGATTATTACTACGGGCTAGAACTTGGAATTTTAGACTTTAAATGGGATTCTGGAATTAAAAATTATAATTTCAAGTACGACCTAAAGCATTACATCTCTAACAATTTTAAATTAAAATATGGTGTTAATGCTATTTATTATGACTTTAACCCAGGTAAAATAACCCCAACGGGCAGTCAATCATCTATAAACGAGAGACAACTGGAAAAGAAATATGCTTTTGAGCCCGCTATATACCTTGAGGCAGAGCATAGGCTGAGTGATAAAATAACCATGAGTTATGGTGTTCGTTATAGTATGTTTTATAGACTAGGTGCTCAAACTATTAACTTATATGAAAACAATCAGGCAGTTAATTATGACTCTGATCTCAAAATATACGAAAAAGCAGACCCGATAGGCAATAAAAGATATAGTAGTGGACAAACTATTGCTGATTTTAATAATCTAGAACCACGGGCAACATTTGCTTATGAGTTAAACAACAATCAGTCAATAAAAGCAAGTTATAACCGAATGGTTCAATACCTTAACTTAGTATCGAACACTTCATCCCCTACTCCTCTCGATATCTGGACTCCTAGTGGTTTATATATAGATCCTCAAATACTTGATCAAGTAGCACTAGGCTATTTCAGAAACTTTAGTGATGATAAATACAGTCTGGAAGTAGAAACATTTTACAAAAAGACAAAAAATAGATTAGACTATATTGATGGGGCTGACTTAATTGCTAATGAAGCTATAGAACAAGTGATACTTAATGGTGAAGCAAGAGCTTATGGACTTGAGCTATTATTACGCAAAAACGAAGGTAAATTAACTGGTTTTATTGCTTATACATTATCGCGTTCAGAACAAAGAACACCGGGGCGTACTGCTGAAGAAGTAGGTATAAACAATGGTGACTGGTATAGAACAGGGTTTGATAAACTACATGATCTTTCGGTTACAGCTTCTTATGAGTTAGATAAAAAATGGTCGTTTGGAACAACATTTTCATTACAGTCTGGGCGAGCTACCACTTACCCTAAAGGACAATACACCTATGGAGATGTAAACATCCCTATTTACGGAAATAGAAATGGAGACGCCCTTCCTGCATATCATCACTTAGATATTTCTGCAACCTATACTCCAAAACCTGAAAAGAAAAAAGGATGGCAAGGCGAATGGGTGTTTAGTATCTATAATTTATACAACAGGCAAAATGCTGCTTCTATGACATTTAGACAAAATGAGAATACAGGGATAAACGAATCTGTTAAAACATCTATTTTTGGAGTTGTGCCTAGTATAACTTATAATTTTAAATTTTAA